The following are from one region of the Desulfurispira natronophila genome:
- the gmhA gene encoding D-sedoheptulose 7-phosphate isomerase — MHNLEQQVQQQFEEQIALVRRVQEMAPDITRVAKVITHAVRQGNKVLTMGNGGSASDAMHMAGELIGRFMLERPSYPAIALCADNAAMTAIANDYGYEQVFSRQVEGLCRAGDIVFGISTSGNSLNVLLAMEEARRQGGTTISLSGRDGGKLAPLTDYSLVVPSLQTPRIQEMHITIIHILCQLVETALQNSD; from the coding sequence ATGCACAACTTAGAGCAACAGGTGCAGCAGCAGTTTGAAGAACAGATAGCCCTGGTGCGACGAGTACAAGAGATGGCGCCGGATATAACCCGCGTGGCTAAAGTGATAACCCATGCTGTGCGTCAGGGTAATAAGGTTCTCACCATGGGCAATGGTGGATCTGCCAGTGACGCTATGCACATGGCGGGAGAACTGATTGGCCGATTTATGCTGGAGCGCCCATCTTATCCGGCAATCGCACTCTGCGCCGATAATGCCGCCATGACTGCTATAGCCAATGATTACGGCTACGAACAGGTATTTTCTCGCCAGGTGGAAGGGCTGTGTCGCGCAGGTGATATTGTTTTTGGCATCAGCACTTCCGGCAATTCTCTCAATGTGCTTCTCGCCATGGAAGAGGCTCGCCGTCAGGGTGGCACAACTATCAGCCTAAGCGGCCGCGATGGCGGCAAACTGGCTCCTCTTACCGATTATAGTCTGGTGGTTCCCTCGCTCCAGACCCCCCGTATCCAGGAGATGCACATCACCATTATCCACATTCTGTGCCAACTGGTAGAAACAGCCCTGCAGAATAGCGATTGA
- the traF gene encoding conjugal transfer protein TraF, with protein MKRLCSALLLALVPVAAYAAPHSHPSGPNLTFGDISNPQTVLSVTGNPASGAAAEQRGIRFGLLSSIGFSYEIGDMDNIIDDMDDFLEEDFGELEFTSDLQGLQSMVREYDRLESRFNNFLETVSEDGYIKLGYSAHVPLTPVVATYDFLGGTLALDANFSGQGRITIQGEQDGSAPVISHGIDPTLWSILGDSNITSEADLLAEIQDQFSEISSPVEAQDFLDERDTTITTDARIVGEAAQLREVALSYSGAAWHHQDGSLYLGGKLKHYSADLTKIDKNIADEDGDGAFDTLSDEIGENTHNSTDFGVDLGLLWTAPNYRVGGTLVNVNEPSFRHIDGDRRSLDQQLRLEGAVFTANRNWVFGFAYDVDSANNLIGDEYQWMTLSAGYATQSWWIPGVRLGYRENLTGTKLSYISGGITLFRVANLDVAYSTDSVSGEDIPRSAIVNLGLEITF; from the coding sequence ATGAAACGCTTATGTAGTGCTCTGCTGCTAGCTCTGGTTCCAGTCGCAGCTTACGCCGCTCCCCACTCCCATCCATCAGGGCCCAATCTCACCTTTGGCGACATCAGTAATCCCCAAACCGTACTTTCAGTAACCGGAAACCCGGCATCGGGTGCAGCTGCCGAACAACGTGGTATACGCTTTGGATTGCTCAGCTCCATAGGCTTTAGTTACGAAATCGGGGACATGGACAATATTATCGACGATATGGACGACTTCCTGGAAGAGGATTTTGGCGAGCTTGAGTTCACGAGTGACTTGCAAGGCCTGCAGTCTATGGTGCGCGAATATGATCGCCTTGAGAGCCGCTTCAATAACTTCCTTGAAACGGTAAGCGAAGACGGCTACATCAAACTTGGCTACTCAGCCCATGTTCCCCTGACCCCCGTTGTTGCCACATATGACTTTCTTGGTGGCACCCTCGCTTTGGATGCCAATTTTTCAGGACAAGGGAGAATTACTATTCAGGGCGAACAAGATGGCAGCGCTCCAGTTATATCTCATGGCATAGATCCGACACTGTGGAGCATTCTCGGCGACAGCAACATCACAAGCGAGGCTGATCTTCTTGCTGAAATCCAAGATCAATTTTCAGAAATCAGTAGTCCAGTTGAAGCGCAAGACTTTCTAGACGAACGAGACACTACCATTACTACTGACGCTCGTATAGTTGGCGAAGCCGCCCAGCTGCGTGAAGTTGCCCTTTCTTACAGCGGCGCTGCCTGGCACCATCAGGACGGCTCCCTTTACCTGGGCGGCAAACTCAAGCACTATTCTGCTGATCTCACCAAAATTGACAAAAACATTGCTGATGAAGATGGGGATGGTGCCTTTGACACCCTGTCTGACGAAATTGGTGAGAACACCCATAACAGCACTGATTTTGGTGTTGACCTTGGTTTATTATGGACTGCCCCCAACTACCGTGTAGGTGGCACCCTGGTAAATGTTAATGAACCAAGCTTTCGCCATATAGATGGTGATCGCAGAAGCCTTGATCAGCAGCTCCGTCTGGAGGGTGCTGTTTTCACCGCCAACCGCAACTGGGTTTTTGGTTTTGCTTATGATGTGGACTCAGCAAATAACCTGATTGGCGACGAGTACCAGTGGATGACACTGAGTGCAGGCTATGCCACCCAAAGTTGGTGGATTCCTGGTGTTCGCCTCGGATACCGGGAAAACCTTACAGGAACAAAACTTAGCTACATCTCCGGGGGGATAACTCTATTCCGGGTAGCTAACCTCGATGTGGCATATAGTACAGACAGTGTATCGGGCGAAGATATCCCTCGCAGTGCCATAGTAAACCTTGGCCTGGAAATTACGTTTTAA
- a CDS encoding transcriptional regulator, whose product MFDPLLHSPHRSHIISLLSTHGELSFRQCKDLTGMSDGNLSSHMRHLSVAGYVSLEKAQVGGSRTTIFQLTNLGREAFTTYLRQLKTFVKQHRKLLR is encoded by the coding sequence ATGTTTGACCCCCTCCTTCACTCTCCCCATCGCAGTCATATCATCTCGCTGCTCAGTACCCATGGAGAGCTGAGCTTTCGCCAGTGCAAGGACCTCACCGGCATGAGCGACGGTAACCTATCCTCTCACATGCGGCACCTGTCTGTTGCGGGCTATGTCAGTCTGGAAAAGGCACAAGTTGGAGGTAGCCGTACGACCATCTTTCAGTTGACGAACCTGGGGCGAGAAGCCTTTACCACCTATCTGCGACAGTTGAAAACCTTTGTCAAGCAGCACCGTAAGCTTCTTCGTTAG
- a CDS encoding ACT domain-containing protein, whose protein sequence is MKVQQISIFIENQAGRLADVARCLTEKDVNIRALSLADTQDFGILRLIVNDVHKARVTLEENNFTVGLTEVIAVKVPDRPGGMAEILVILDECGINVEYMYAYVDHGFDDNAVIIFRFENLDKAIQCLTEHGVHIVKSQDLYGM, encoded by the coding sequence ATGAAAGTACAGCAGATATCCATTTTCATCGAAAACCAGGCGGGCAGACTGGCCGACGTGGCCCGCTGCCTCACAGAGAAAGACGTCAACATCCGCGCCCTGAGCCTGGCTGACACCCAGGACTTTGGCATCCTGCGCCTTATCGTCAACGATGTGCACAAAGCGCGGGTGACCCTGGAGGAGAATAACTTTACCGTCGGCCTGACCGAAGTCATTGCCGTCAAAGTCCCTGACCGCCCAGGCGGTATGGCGGAAATCCTGGTTATACTGGACGAGTGCGGCATCAACGTGGAATACATGTACGCTTACGTAGACCACGGCTTCGATGACAACGCCGTAATCATCTTCCGCTTTGAAAATCTCGATAAAGCCATCCAGTGCCTCACCGAACATGGGGTGCACATCGTCAAGAGCCAGGATTTGTACGGGATGTGA
- a CDS encoding TlpA family protein disulfide reductase has protein sequence MARTKKNRKRKVPPYTVIAFIVAVVIVAAFLIFSDTGGDKAVQQPSYLSPALQAKDFVDIYDRPAGIHTSKGNVLLINFWSKECPACLRELPHIQKLYEKYYGDEVEIITFNLDRISTARLKHFMEEHDYRFPVVHTSAGYVVEHANISATPTTDVVGRDGEAIERIVGAVSFKKLDRLIKGALE, from the coding sequence ATGGCCCGCACAAAAAAAAATCGCAAACGTAAAGTCCCACCCTATACCGTAATTGCCTTTATTGTAGCAGTGGTTATTGTAGCCGCTTTTCTTATCTTCTCAGACACTGGAGGCGACAAGGCAGTTCAGCAACCATCCTATCTTTCTCCAGCATTGCAAGCGAAAGATTTTGTTGATATTTACGATCGTCCTGCAGGCATACACACCAGCAAAGGCAATGTCCTGCTTATCAACTTTTGGTCCAAGGAGTGCCCCGCCTGCTTGCGTGAGCTACCCCACATTCAAAAACTCTACGAGAAGTACTACGGCGATGAGGTTGAAATTATTACCTTTAACCTTGACCGTATCTCTACCGCCCGCCTCAAGCATTTTATGGAAGAGCACGACTACCGCTTCCCTGTGGTGCATACCAGTGCCGGATATGTAGTGGAGCACGCCAACATTTCTGCCACTCCCACCACCGACGTAGTGGGTCGCGACGGTGAGGCCATTGAGCGCATTGTTGGTGCCGTGAGCTTCAAGAAGCTTGATAGACTAATCAAGGGAGCCCTGGAGTAG
- a CDS encoding phenylacetate--CoA ligase family protein yields MLWNEEFETLPREALEALQLKRLRTTCERVYANVPFYRQAFDAAGIKPSDIRSLADLSRLPFTTKQDLRDSYPYGLFCTPMEQVVRIHASSGTTGKPTVVGYTRRDIEIWSELMARCFSAAGASRGDIVHNAYGYGLFTGGLGAHYGAEKVGASVIPMSGGNSKKQIMIMKDFGSTVLTATPSYALHLAEVAEEEGIPMESLNLKVGIFGAEPWSNAMRQELEAKLDLDAIDIYGLSEIIGPGVSIECIEAKHGMHIMEDHFIAEIIDPESGEPLPPGEKGELVFTTVTKEAFPLIRYRTRDITRLISEPCRCGRTFHRMEKVSGRSDDMLIIRGVNVFPSQIEALLMNVKAIEPHYQIIVDSKDHMDTLEVQVEVNHHLFSDEIRHLQNLSASIQKDIKDLYGISCKVSLVEPKTIARSQGKAVRVIDRRKDRA; encoded by the coding sequence ATGCTCTGGAACGAAGAATTTGAAACCTTGCCACGGGAAGCGTTGGAGGCTCTTCAGCTTAAGCGCCTGCGCACCACCTGCGAGAGAGTCTACGCTAATGTCCCGTTTTACCGTCAGGCTTTTGACGCCGCCGGAATCAAGCCTTCAGATATTCGCAGCCTGGCCGATCTTTCCCGCCTGCCCTTCACTACCAAGCAGGACTTGCGGGACAGCTACCCCTACGGCCTCTTCTGCACCCCCATGGAACAAGTCGTACGCATCCACGCCTCCAGCGGCACCACCGGCAAACCCACTGTCGTCGGCTATACCCGTCGGGATATTGAAATCTGGTCCGAGCTCATGGCCCGCTGCTTCAGCGCTGCTGGGGCCAGTCGGGGCGATATTGTCCACAACGCCTACGGCTACGGACTTTTCACCGGTGGTCTTGGAGCCCACTACGGAGCCGAAAAAGTTGGCGCCTCCGTCATTCCCATGTCCGGCGGCAACAGCAAAAAACAAATCATGATCATGAAGGATTTCGGCTCCACCGTCCTCACTGCCACTCCCTCATACGCCCTGCACCTGGCAGAAGTGGCCGAAGAGGAAGGGATCCCCATGGAGAGTCTCAACCTCAAAGTCGGCATTTTCGGCGCTGAACCCTGGAGCAACGCCATGCGCCAGGAACTGGAGGCCAAGCTTGACCTGGATGCTATCGACATCTACGGCCTCAGCGAAATCATTGGCCCCGGCGTCTCCATTGAATGCATCGAGGCCAAGCACGGTATGCACATCATGGAAGACCACTTCATTGCCGAAATCATCGACCCCGAAAGCGGCGAACCCCTGCCCCCCGGTGAAAAAGGCGAGCTGGTATTCACCACCGTCACCAAGGAAGCCTTCCCCCTGATCCGCTACCGCACCCGTGACATCACCCGCCTTATCAGCGAGCCCTGCCGCTGCGGACGCACTTTCCATCGCATGGAAAAAGTCTCCGGCCGCTCCGACGACATGCTCATCATCCGCGGCGTCAACGTTTTCCCATCCCAGATCGAGGCCCTGCTGATGAATGTCAAGGCCATTGAGCCCCACTACCAGATTATCGTCGACAGCAAGGACCATATGGACACCCTGGAAGTGCAGGTTGAAGTGAACCATCACCTCTTCAGCGATGAAATTCGCCACCTGCAGAACCTCAGCGCCTCCATCCAGAAAGACATCAAGGACCTCTACGGCATCTCCTGCAAGGTGAGCCTGGTGGAACCCAAAACCATAGCCCGCTCCCAGGGCAAGGCTGTGCGCGTTATCGACCGCAGAAAGGACCGAGCATGA
- a CDS encoding HU family DNA-binding protein → MTKKELIGKMAEASGITKVQAEKALNTFIDSVSTTLKSGDKVTLVGFGTFQVTERAGRQGINPRTKEKISIPARKSPKFVPGKALKEMVDKKKK, encoded by the coding sequence ATGACCAAGAAAGAACTTATCGGCAAAATGGCAGAAGCATCCGGTATCACAAAGGTACAGGCTGAAAAAGCTCTGAACACTTTTATTGACTCGGTAAGCACTACGCTGAAGTCTGGCGACAAGGTTACCCTCGTTGGTTTCGGCACATTTCAGGTTACTGAGCGAGCTGGCCGCCAGGGTATCAATCCTCGCACCAAAGAAAAAATCAGCATCCCTGCCCGCAAATCACCCAAGTTTGTTCCCGGCAAAGCTCTTAAAGAGATGGTGGACAAAAAGAAAAAGTAA